A genome region from Anopheles stephensi strain Indian chromosome 2, UCI_ANSTEP_V1.0, whole genome shotgun sequence includes the following:
- the LOC118504510 gene encoding uncharacterized protein LOC118504510, with the protein MYSKCILFGLVAALFFCSQLEGTRNGTASSNREKVLSRKRRYLLFPPGANFIVTISGGKGSMFATPRGYNLVAEMDMYHPLPDYMYHATSLRLGEIAMYTNEKTTTIKPTPTDTHHEHELSHQELDEYLKDHPEAWIPPSWAKDRADYTASPKITKPIPLNGVKYLYKSTQHGTTPITYQSWKRKLWESTGNDRLYYGNLPPKRARSLSDFAAEDAQFSLWTEANHLNISHHLGWEHFHHYRDRRSLFHHLETTIPNFFGFHMRECLLRSICEARNLLPLKGRSMTVDILRVIFTYPLKADLSDEYSKMLRVEKPNCRELFSDRCPLSILQLILFGKFEL; encoded by the exons ATGTATTCCAAGTGTATTTTGTTCGGTTTGGTAGCCGCTTTGTTCTTTTGCAGTCAGCTCGAGGGCACCCGAAATGGGACTGCGTCTTCCAACCGTGAGAAGGTTCTATCGCGAAAAAGAAGATATTTGCTCTTTCCACCCGGTGCTAACTTTATC GTTACCATTTCTGGTGGTAAAGGATCCATGTTTGCAACACCCCGAGGATACAACCTGGTCGCGGAGATGGATATGTATCATCCATTGCCAGATTACATGTACCATGCGACATCGCTGCGCCTGGGAGAGATTGCAATGTATACCAATGAAAAAACTACAACAATTAAGCCAACTCCCACGGATACACACCATGAGCATGAGCTGTCCCACCAGGAACTTGATGAATATCTAAAAGATCATCCAGAAGCCTGGATACCGCCGAGCTGGGCAAAAGATCGAGCGGATTACACAGCTTCCCCTAAAATCACTAAACCTATTCCACTGAATGGAGTGAAATATTTGTATAAAAGCACACAACACGGCACAACGCCCATCACGTACCAGTCATGGAAACGAAAGCTCTGGGAATCAACTGGAAACGATCGCCTGTACTACGGCAATCTACCCCCGAAACGAGCACGATCACTATCAGATTTCGCAGCAGAAGATGCACAGTTTTCGCTGTGGACGGAAGCCAATCATCTTAATATCAGTCACCATCTAGGCTGGGAACATTTCCATCATTACCGCGACAGAAGAAGCCTTTTCCATCATCTGGAGACAACAATACCCAATTT CTTCGGATTCCACATGAGAGAATGTTTGCTGCGGTCCATTTGTGAGGCACGGAACCTTCTACCTCTCAAGGGACGTTCCATGACGGTTGATATATTGCGGGTCATTTTCAC CTATCCACTGAAAGCTGACCTTTCGGACGAGTATAGTAAGATGTTGCGGGTGGAAAAACCCAACTGCAGGGAGTTATTCAGTGACAGGTGTCCATTGAGTATACTTCAATTGATATTGTTTGGCAAGTTCGAGCTTTAA